A genomic segment from Spinacia oleracea cultivar Varoflay chromosome 3, BTI_SOV_V1, whole genome shotgun sequence encodes:
- the LOC130468920 gene encoding F-box/kelch-repeat protein At3g23880-like yields MAIVEAEIVEGGRWKFAANYDIIIDGCLPRELTLEILLRLPVKSLVNFKLVCKSWNYLISSPDFIKSRTRSSNNPTLTLLYDRYCMQLYSLNPTVSRENLSFHNNEPKFYELIGSCDGLICMYSPLEECIYIFNPLTKETKKISTPYHKPARCFLEIEGVSWFGLIPSINDYKIWLVVRIPKLNLRIHVYSMRDDNWRELDTISAFRFIDDARILFWGMNAVEKNETLHCSFEYDYNEFMVKYDLVQDIIELERINLNHNQDIKYKNKPSIGILKDSSLCICKVHALKGVMDVWKLDQYSNSDSWNKLFRLDLGLLQAPWVFLLGFISNGRILVRSSSDELVLVDLDQNPPLQVRLGTLVNKNNSLFDLLDYSESLVSPFSLP; encoded by the coding sequence ATGGCGATCGTCGAGGCAGAGATTGTCGAAGGAGGAAGATGGAAGTTTGCTGCAAATTATGATATAATAATTGATGGGTGCTTACCTCGTGAGCTAACACTTGAAATCTTGCTTCGATTACCTGTAAAATCATTGGTAAATTTCAAATTAGTGTGCAAATCATGGAATTACCTAATCTCCAGTCCCGATTTCATAAAATCTCGTACACGCAGTTCAAACAACCCGACCTTAACCTTGTTATACGATCGATATTGTATGCAACTTTATTCTCTAAACCCTACCGTATCACGGGAAAACCTTTCTTTCCACAACAACGAACCAAAGTTTTatgaacttattggatcatgTGATGGGCTTATTTGCATGTATTCGCCACTCGAAGAATGTATCTACATCTTTAACCCTCTCACGAAAGAAACCAAGAAAATTTCAACCCCGTACCATAAACCAGCCCGTTGTTTTCTCGAAATTGAAGGCGTTTCATGGTTCGGGCTCATTCCCTCGATCAATGATTATAAGATTTGGTTAGTAGTTCGCATACCAAAACTAAACCTAAGAATCCATGTATACTCAATGAGGGATGATAATTGGAGAGAATTAGATACTATTAGTGCTTTTAGATTCATCGATGATGCCAGGATTTTATTTTGGGGAATGAATGCGGTTGAAAAGAATGAGACATTACATTGCTCGTTTGAATATGATTACAACGAATTTATGGTTAAATATGATTTAGTCCAAGACATTATCGAGCTCGAGCGGATTAATTTGAATCATAATCAAGATATTAAGTATAAAAATAAACCATCCATTGGTATTCTTAAAGACTCAAGTCTCTGCATTTGTAAGGTTCATGCCTTGAAAGGGGTGATGGATGTTTGGAAGTTAGATCAATATAGCAACTCGGATTCTTGGAACAAATTGTTTCGCCTCGATTTGGGGTTACTGCAGGCGCCCTGGGTTTTTCTTCTGGGATTCATATCTAATGGGAGAATTTTGGTAAGATCATCCTCCGATGAGCTTGTGCTTGTCGACCTGGATCAAAATCCACCTCTTCAAGTGCGACTAGGAACTTtagttaataaaaataatagcttatTTGATTTGTTGGATTATTCGGAGAGTCTTGTTTCTCCGTTTTCATTGCCTTAG